Proteins found in one Desulfovibrio sp. genomic segment:
- a CDS encoding fumarate hydratase C-terminal domain-containing protein produces MRPHRLITPLARTDVRNLRAGDVVYLTGTVYAAREQAHMRLLDDLDKGLPPPFDLQGAVIYYVGPSPMTPDRPIGAAGPSSASRMDPFAERLHSLGVLGTIGKGRRSPAVRQALIDHKAIYLGATGGAGALLSLRIRQATPIAYLDLGPEAVHMLVVEDFPLVVLYDSQGGDLHANADLNAALSS; encoded by the coding sequence ATACGGCCGCACCGGCTCATCACCCCCCTTGCCAGAACAGATGTGCGGAACTTGCGCGCCGGAGACGTGGTCTACTTGACCGGAACGGTGTACGCCGCTCGCGAACAGGCCCACATGCGGCTGCTGGATGATCTGGATAAAGGCCTGCCTCCGCCTTTTGATCTGCAAGGGGCCGTCATCTACTACGTGGGGCCAAGCCCCATGACTCCCGACCGCCCCATTGGGGCCGCAGGACCCAGTTCCGCCAGCCGGATGGACCCTTTCGCTGAGCGGCTCCATTCCCTCGGGGTCCTGGGCACCATCGGCAAAGGGCGGCGCTCCCCAGCTGTGCGTCAGGCCCTCATAGACCATAAGGCCATCTACCTGGGTGCCACCGGTGGCGCAGGAGCCTTGCTCTCACTGCGTATCAGGCAAGCCACCCCCATCGCCTACCTTGATCTCGGTCCTGAAGCGGTTCATATGCTTGTGGTGGAGGACTTCCCGCTTGTCGTGCTCTACGACAGCCAAGGGGGGGACCTTCATGCGAACGCGGACCTGAACGCCGCCCTCTCCAGCTGA
- a CDS encoding fumarate hydratase — translation MRTIPARTIVEEVAAMCIAANRCLPPDIHRAFLRHLATETPLGKEALRQLIDNAELSGNLGLPLCQDCGLAVFFVEKGEDVSVTGMSLRQAINEGMVRGYRDGFLRKSTCDPFSRVNRGDNTPAVIHFDVVAGNGLRIVMNAEGASADNASQVAMMPPDMSWEHIRDFVVGCVSRACHDVCAPVLVGIGVGGSFELAALNAKKALLRSLDDVHPVPNVALMEEMLMEALNKLGTGPLGLGGRTTCLGVKVLTAPCHPASTPLAVYVQCHCARRREITL, via the coding sequence ATGAGGACCATCCCAGCGCGGACCATAGTCGAGGAGGTGGCGGCCATGTGCATCGCGGCCAACCGCTGCCTTCCACCGGACATTCACCGGGCCTTCCTGCGTCATCTGGCCACGGAAACCCCCTTGGGCAAGGAGGCGCTGCGCCAGCTCATCGACAATGCCGAGCTCTCGGGCAATCTGGGACTGCCTCTGTGCCAGGATTGCGGCCTGGCTGTTTTTTTCGTGGAAAAGGGCGAGGATGTGAGCGTAACGGGCATGTCCCTCCGTCAGGCCATAAATGAGGGGATGGTCCGCGGATACCGCGATGGATTTTTGCGCAAATCCACCTGTGACCCTTTCAGCAGGGTGAACCGGGGCGACAACACTCCTGCGGTCATCCATTTCGACGTGGTTGCGGGTAACGGTTTACGGATCGTGATGAACGCCGAGGGAGCCAGTGCTGACAATGCCTCGCAGGTGGCCATGATGCCCCCGGATATGAGCTGGGAACACATCCGTGACTTCGTGGTCGGGTGCGTGTCCAGGGCCTGCCACGATGTTTGCGCCCCGGTGCTGGTTGGAATCGGAGTTGGCGGCAGTTTCGAGTTAGCCGCACTAAACGCCAAGAAGGCGTTGCTCCGCTCACTCGACGACGTCCACCCTGTCCCGAATGTGGCGCTCATGGAGGAAATGCTCATGGAAGCCCTCAACAAGCTCGGCACCGGCCCTCTTGGGCTTGGCGGCCGGACAACGTGCCTGGGCGTCAAGGTCCTGACCGCGCCCTGCCACCCAGCCTCCACCCCCTTGGCGGTCTACGTCCAGTGTCATTGCGCCAGACGCAGGGAAATCACTCTGTGA
- a CDS encoding anion permease has product MKLTIKALIPVIVGLVVWAIPAPAGLSSGAWAYFAVFVGVVAALVLEPIPPALAGMVGVVIAAVFKLVPAAPGKEGTAASAINWALAGFSNSTVWLIFGAFMFALGYEKTGLGKRIALSLIKVMGKRALGLGYAVALADLILAPFMPSNTARSGGTLYPIIKNIPPLYGSTPDNNPRGLGAYLMWTALATTCVTSSMFLTALAPNLLAQSLVEKTAKVALSWNDWFMSFLPVGIILFAITPLLAYVLYPPTKKSSDDAPIWAGAELAKLGSISLKEILMACLAVGALLSWIFLDKQVNGTTVALAAICVMCLCNVVSWDDVLANKQAWNVLAWFATLVTLAEGLSKTGFLDWFAKSVSGSMQGLSPTATMLGLVVLFFLSHYMFASVTAHVAAMLPVMLAAAMAVPGLNIPLVSMLLCSTLGIMGIITPYGTGPSPIYYGSGYIKGKEFWVLGLVFGMVYLGVFLLVGFPWNLARV; this is encoded by the coding sequence ATGAAGCTTACCATCAAGGCTCTGATACCGGTGATAGTCGGGTTGGTGGTGTGGGCCATCCCGGCGCCGGCAGGATTGTCTTCAGGCGCATGGGCGTATTTCGCCGTGTTCGTGGGAGTTGTCGCCGCCTTGGTTCTCGAACCAATTCCCCCGGCCCTGGCGGGCATGGTGGGCGTGGTCATAGCGGCAGTATTCAAACTTGTTCCAGCCGCCCCCGGCAAAGAAGGCACTGCTGCTAGCGCCATCAACTGGGCCCTGGCCGGTTTTTCCAACAGCACAGTGTGGCTCATCTTCGGCGCGTTCATGTTCGCTTTGGGCTATGAAAAGACAGGACTCGGCAAACGCATCGCCCTCTCGCTGATCAAGGTCATGGGCAAGCGCGCTTTGGGCTTGGGCTATGCCGTGGCCCTGGCGGACCTCATTCTGGCCCCGTTCATGCCTTCCAATACGGCGCGTAGCGGTGGCACTCTCTACCCGATCATCAAAAACATCCCGCCGCTCTACGGCTCCACACCGGACAATAACCCCCGCGGTTTAGGCGCCTATCTCATGTGGACCGCCCTGGCCACCACCTGCGTCACGTCCTCCATGTTCCTCACCGCTCTGGCGCCCAACCTGCTGGCCCAGTCCCTAGTGGAAAAAACCGCCAAGGTGGCCCTGTCCTGGAACGACTGGTTCATGAGCTTTTTGCCAGTTGGTATTATTCTGTTCGCGATAACCCCTCTGCTGGCTTATGTACTCTACCCGCCTACCAAGAAATCCTCTGACGACGCTCCCATCTGGGCAGGAGCCGAGCTGGCAAAGCTTGGTTCTATCTCCCTAAAGGAGATCCTCATGGCTTGTCTCGCCGTGGGCGCCCTGCTTTCCTGGATATTCCTGGACAAGCAGGTGAACGGAACCACCGTGGCCCTGGCCGCCATCTGCGTCATGTGCCTGTGCAATGTGGTCAGCTGGGATGACGTCTTGGCCAACAAACAGGCCTGGAACGTGCTGGCCTGGTTCGCCACACTTGTCACCCTGGCCGAAGGCCTTTCCAAAACAGGTTTCCTGGATTGGTTCGCCAAGTCGGTTTCCGGCTCCATGCAGGGTCTTTCCCCCACCGCAACAATGCTCGGCCTGGTGGTGCTGTTCTTCCTCAGCCACTACATGTTCGCCAGTGTCACCGCACACGTTGCGGCCATGCTGCCGGTCATGCTCGCCGCGGCCATGGCCGTTCCCGGGCTCAACATCCCGCTGGTTTCAATGCTGCTGTGCTCTACGCTTGGCATCATGGGCATCATCACCCCTTATGGAACCGGCCCCTCCCCCATCTATTATGGATCGGGCTACATCAAGGGCAAGGAGTTCTGGGTTCTGGGCTTGGTGTTCGGCATGGTCTATCTGGGAGTGTTCCTCTTGGTCGGCTTCCCCTGGAATCTCGCCAGGGTGTAA